The following are encoded together in the Terriglobia bacterium genome:
- the pepF gene encoding oligoendopeptidase F encodes MKKQSTMRYVAAVLVVTGLTVSLMAQERDRVKIPDKFKWNLADIYPNEAAWRAAREKLAKDLPQMQAYKGKLGSSATVLADALEKSSVQDKELSRLYAYASMLSDQDTRDATHLGMKQEMTQLAAAAGAETAYIEPEILHFDKGKVEQFIAAEPRLKVFRFYLEDTARRASHTLTEGEEKLLADAGPMASASSNVYNVFSNADFPFPTVTLSDGKDVRLDQSAFADLRALPNRSDREKVMSAYFGALGKYSGTFGTTTNGEVQKVAFMAKARKYESALQYSLDGPNVPVGVYHRLIDGVNKNLPAFHRYLKLRKRMLGVDQLHYYDLYAPLVGSVNLTYTPEAAQKLVLEAVAPLGKEYTSTVQRAYDNRWIDLFPNDGKRAGAYSNGGAYDVHPYMLINYNGKYADVSTLAHEMGHTMQSYFSNRNQPYPLANYPIFVAEVASTFNETLLINHVLKTVKDDDTRLALLGNYLENIKGTVFRQAQFAEFELAMHEMAAKGQAITGQALSKLYLDITKKYYGHDQGVCVVDDYIANEWSYIPHFYRDFYVYQYATSFTASMALAEKVQSGDPAALKRYLAFLSAGGSKYPIDLLKDAGVDMTTDEPLDLTVKAMNRVMDEMDAILARRR; translated from the coding sequence ATGAAGAAGCAATCCACAATGCGTTATGTTGCCGCCGTCCTCGTGGTGACGGGTTTGACCGTTTCTCTTATGGCTCAGGAGCGCGACCGCGTGAAAATTCCGGACAAGTTTAAATGGAATCTGGCCGACATTTATCCCAATGAAGCGGCGTGGCGGGCGGCCAGAGAAAAGCTTGCAAAGGATCTGCCGCAGATGCAGGCCTACAAGGGAAAGCTGGGTTCGTCTGCAACCGTACTGGCGGACGCCCTCGAAAAATCTTCGGTCCAGGACAAGGAATTGTCGCGTCTGTATGCATATGCGTCGATGCTTTCGGACCAGGACACGCGGGACGCCACGCATCTCGGGATGAAACAGGAGATGACCCAGCTTGCGGCCGCCGCGGGCGCGGAAACCGCCTACATCGAGCCGGAGATTCTTCATTTCGACAAAGGCAAAGTCGAACAGTTCATTGCCGCCGAACCGCGGCTCAAAGTCTTCCGGTTCTATCTTGAAGACACCGCGCGTCGCGCTTCGCACACGTTGACCGAAGGTGAGGAAAAGCTCCTGGCGGACGCCGGCCCGATGGCGAGCGCGTCTTCGAATGTGTACAACGTTTTTTCGAATGCGGATTTTCCTTTTCCCACGGTCACATTGAGCGACGGCAAAGACGTGCGTCTGGATCAGTCCGCCTTCGCCGATCTGCGCGCGCTTCCGAATCGTTCCGATCGCGAGAAAGTCATGTCCGCTTACTTTGGCGCCCTCGGCAAATACTCCGGGACGTTCGGAACAACCACGAATGGCGAAGTTCAGAAGGTCGCTTTCATGGCGAAGGCCCGCAAGTACGAATCGGCGCTGCAGTATTCGCTGGATGGACCGAATGTCCCTGTCGGCGTTTACCACCGCTTGATTGACGGGGTCAACAAGAACCTCCCCGCGTTTCATCGCTATCTGAAATTGCGTAAACGCATGCTGGGCGTGGATCAGCTTCATTATTACGACCTCTATGCGCCGCTTGTCGGCTCGGTGAATCTCACGTACACACCGGAAGCTGCGCAGAAGCTTGTCCTCGAGGCCGTGGCGCCGCTCGGAAAGGAATACACAAGCACCGTGCAGCGCGCGTATGACAACCGGTGGATCGACCTTTTCCCCAACGACGGCAAGCGCGCCGGGGCGTACTCCAATGGAGGCGCCTATGACGTTCATCCCTACATGCTGATCAACTACAACGGCAAGTATGCGGATGTCAGCACGCTGGCCCACGAGATGGGGCACACGATGCAAAGCTACTTCTCGAACAGGAATCAGCCTTACCCGCTTGCGAACTACCCCATCTTCGTTGCGGAAGTGGCGTCGACGTTCAATGAAACGCTGCTGATCAATCACGTCCTCAAGACCGTGAAGGATGATGACACCCGTCTCGCATTGCTCGGCAATTACCTTGAAAACATCAAAGGCACCGTATTTCGCCAGGCGCAATTTGCGGAGTTCGAGTTGGCAATGCACGAAATGGCGGCCAAGGGTCAGGCGATCACGGGACAGGCGCTGTCAAAGCTCTATCTGGACATCACGAAGAAGTATTACGGCCATGATCAGGGCGTCTGCGTGGTCGACGACTACATCGCGAACGAGTGGAGCTATATTCCGCACTTTTACCGGGACTTCTATGTGTACCAGTATGCGACGTCGTTTACCGCCTCGATGGCGCTGGCCGAAAAAGTCCAGAGCGGCGACCCCGCAGCGCTCAAACGCTATCTGGCATTCCTTTCGGCCGGCGGCTCAAAGTATCCGATCGACCTGTTGAAGGACGCCGGTGTCGACATGACAACGGATGAACCGCTGGACCTTACCGTGAAGGCGATGAACCGCGTCATGGACGAGATGGATGCCATCCTGGCTCGCCGGAGATAA
- a CDS encoding DUF6152 family protein, whose translation MLRMSGGCLATLVVCTLVATPLLAQQRPISAKFDPGKTVTLNGQVTRVDWVDPHVHVLMNVSSGAQSANWAVELESPLDLERSGWNRNTLKPGDAISVQGMRARDGSLQAWGNTITSGGKKVLAMSAEALAALKPAVNRQTARPAPRWPDGKPRLGAAPGETGYWARPSSTALVETGVNVEMDSSGLLKNIKDAAKVAPFQRWALDLYEYRQRNDLKDDPEYLYCKPPGAVRQFQMPHGNQFLEDKTFGRIYVMASGGNHDWHFIYTDGRPQTGELSGNDTNPLYYGNARGRWEGDTLVVDSKGFNEKFWFSNGGLPHTEQLHLIERFTRTDMNTLKYEVTIDDPGAYTRTWSTGWTLQWVPEDLPVSYCQDNRP comes from the coding sequence ATGTTACGAATGTCCGGCGGCTGTCTGGCCACCCTTGTGGTGTGCACCCTGGTTGCAACCCCCCTGCTGGCGCAGCAGCGCCCGATTTCAGCGAAATTCGACCCCGGTAAGACAGTCACTCTCAATGGGCAAGTGACGCGTGTGGATTGGGTTGACCCACACGTTCATGTGCTGATGAATGTCTCGAGCGGAGCGCAATCGGCAAACTGGGCTGTCGAACTGGAAAGCCCGCTGGATCTGGAGCGCAGTGGTTGGAACCGAAACACGCTCAAACCGGGAGACGCGATCAGCGTACAAGGGATGCGAGCCCGGGACGGCAGCCTCCAGGCATGGGGAAACACGATCACTTCCGGCGGTAAGAAGGTCCTCGCCATGTCCGCGGAAGCGCTTGCGGCGTTAAAGCCGGCGGTCAATCGCCAAACGGCCAGACCGGCTCCCCGCTGGCCCGACGGCAAACCGCGGCTGGGAGCCGCGCCCGGCGAAACCGGATATTGGGCAAGACCCAGTTCGACAGCCCTGGTGGAGACTGGCGTCAACGTCGAAATGGATTCCAGCGGCCTGCTCAAAAACATCAAGGACGCGGCCAAGGTCGCGCCGTTCCAGCGCTGGGCGCTGGACCTTTATGAATACCGCCAGCGGAATGATCTCAAAGACGATCCCGAATATCTGTATTGCAAGCCGCCTGGCGCAGTCCGGCAGTTTCAAATGCCACATGGAAATCAGTTTCTGGAAGACAAGACCTTCGGCCGGATCTATGTGATGGCCTCCGGCGGCAATCATGACTGGCATTTCATCTATACCGACGGACGGCCCCAGACGGGCGAACTGTCGGGCAACGATACGAATCCTCTCTATTATGGAAACGCGCGGGGCCGCTGGGAAGGCGACACGCTCGTCGTCGACTCCAAAGGATTCAATGAAAAATTCTGGTTCAGCAACGGCGGCCTGCCGCATACCGAACAGCTTCATCTGATCGAGCGCTTCACCCGCACGGATATGAACACTCTTAAATACGAAGTCACCATCGACGATCCCGGCGCCTACACGCGGACGTGGTCGACCGGCTGGACGTTGCAGTGGGTTCCCGAAGATCTGCCGGTATCTTATTGTCAGGACAACCGGCCGTAG
- a CDS encoding protein kinase, producing the protein MKTFAHYELIDTIGRGGMGVVYKARDTKLGRFVALKFLPEDRATDKRLIARFRREARAASALNHPNICTIYDIDDAAGQTFIVMELLNGVSLRDFIHGQPLAIDAAISIAIEITDALEASHAGGIVHRDIKPSNVFVCANNRIKVLDFGLALQTEPVDVPGEIGRTIDAHELTVSGTAIGTIAYMAPEQARCEEVDGRADLFSFGAVLYEMLTGRPAFASSSIALTFQAILSGNPRPPSEINPAVTPNLERIVHRLLEKDRERRYSSVGQLKSDLERLRIGQPPVQAGPAPRLRRSWMLASAAVLLSGVVVWLGFHSNPPKPASDESVFTHFTSQPGPELFPSFSPDGKIVAYAGRSSGNWDIYIQRVGGHNPINLTLDSAADDTQPAFSPAGEWIAFRSERDGGGIFIMGATGESVRRVSDFGFNPAWSPDGKQLVFAEETVEDSPQYRYTNSSLWTVAVATEEKKKLFPGDAVQPQWSPHGDRIVYWARNAGQRDIWTIRADGTNPVALTNDKSLDWSPVWAADGQAVYFSSDRGGATDLWRMPVEEKTGRSIGAPQAVTKGGTAQRLHPTISTDGKNIAYVEETVTENIFQVAFDPVSGRTAGPPKAVTTGARTVSAPDVARDGKHIAFQSLGKKMDIYVAGIDGTGERQLTDDEFQDRIPRWAPGGKQIAFYSNRTGHFQIWSINADGSGLRQLSDDGSSGVLRAVWAPDGNHLAARHEDGTTFILSLLSGESMRSIPSPPNASEIFDVWNWSPDGNWLAGHRNSRATGQSVGLALYSLQTGMFQTLAGLGSFPVWLKDNRRLLFTDRSKIYSVDRQSLKISEVLDVKPNLIASLGQLPDDNKIVVFSEEQREADIWLLTRGTSK; encoded by the coding sequence GTGAAAACTTTCGCGCACTACGAACTCATCGATACCATCGGCCGCGGCGGTATGGGAGTCGTCTATAAGGCGCGCGACACGAAACTCGGCCGTTTTGTGGCTCTCAAGTTTCTACCCGAGGACCGGGCCACCGACAAGCGGCTGATCGCCCGATTCCGCCGCGAAGCGCGGGCCGCTTCCGCGTTGAATCATCCGAACATCTGTACGATCTATGATATCGATGACGCCGCCGGTCAGACGTTCATCGTTATGGAGTTGCTGAACGGCGTTTCTCTCCGGGACTTTATTCACGGCCAGCCTCTTGCCATCGACGCAGCCATATCCATTGCGATCGAAATTACGGATGCTCTTGAAGCGTCACATGCCGGCGGTATCGTTCATCGGGATATCAAACCTTCGAATGTGTTTGTTTGCGCCAACAACCGGATCAAGGTTCTTGATTTCGGACTCGCGCTGCAGACCGAGCCTGTCGATGTGCCGGGTGAGATCGGCCGCACCATTGATGCTCACGAGCTGACGGTCTCGGGCACCGCCATCGGTACCATCGCATATATGGCGCCCGAACAGGCCCGCTGCGAAGAGGTGGATGGGCGCGCCGACCTCTTCTCCTTTGGAGCGGTGCTGTACGAAATGCTGACGGGGCGGCCGGCATTTGCCTCCAGTTCGATCGCGCTTACGTTTCAGGCGATATTGAGCGGAAATCCGAGGCCTCCTTCTGAAATCAATCCCGCTGTCACTCCGAACCTCGAACGGATTGTCCATCGTCTGCTCGAGAAGGATCGCGAGCGCCGTTATTCGTCGGTCGGCCAGCTCAAAAGCGACCTGGAGCGGCTTCGCATTGGACAACCGCCGGTTCAGGCCGGCCCTGCGCCGCGCCTGCGGCGGTCATGGATGTTGGCGAGTGCGGCCGTTCTCCTGTCCGGCGTGGTCGTCTGGCTGGGTTTTCACAGCAATCCGCCGAAGCCCGCATCGGATGAATCGGTATTCACTCACTTCACCAGCCAGCCCGGTCCCGAACTGTTTCCAAGCTTTTCTCCGGACGGCAAAATAGTGGCATATGCCGGCAGGTCGTCTGGAAACTGGGATATCTACATTCAAAGGGTTGGCGGGCACAATCCGATCAATCTCACGCTGGACTCTGCGGCTGACGATACGCAGCCGGCGTTCTCACCGGCCGGAGAGTGGATCGCCTTCCGTTCGGAACGTGATGGAGGCGGCATTTTCATCATGGGAGCCACCGGCGAGTCCGTTCGGAGAGTGTCCGATTTTGGTTTCAATCCGGCGTGGTCGCCGGACGGCAAGCAGCTGGTTTTTGCGGAAGAGACTGTGGAAGATAGTCCGCAATACAGGTATACGAACAGCAGTTTGTGGACAGTTGCCGTCGCGACGGAAGAAAAGAAAAAGCTATTCCCCGGCGATGCCGTCCAGCCGCAGTGGTCCCCTCACGGCGATCGGATCGTGTACTGGGCGAGAAACGCAGGCCAACGGGACATCTGGACCATTCGAGCCGATGGAACCAATCCCGTAGCCTTGACGAACGATAAGTCATTGGACTGGAGCCCGGTGTGGGCCGCCGACGGACAGGCTGTGTATTTCTCCAGTGATCGCGGCGGAGCGACGGACCTCTGGCGAATGCCCGTCGAAGAGAAGACCGGCCGCAGCATTGGGGCTCCGCAGGCTGTCACAAAAGGAGGCACAGCGCAGCGGCTGCACCCGACAATCAGTACTGACGGGAAAAATATCGCCTACGTCGAGGAAACCGTTACAGAGAACATTTTCCAGGTCGCCTTTGATCCCGTCTCCGGCCGAACAGCCGGACCTCCAAAAGCGGTCACCACTGGAGCACGTACTGTAAGCGCTCCCGATGTGGCGCGGGACGGAAAGCATATTGCGTTTCAGTCTCTCGGCAAGAAGATGGACATTTACGTGGCGGGCATCGATGGCACGGGTGAGAGGCAACTGACCGACGATGAGTTTCAGGATCGTATTCCACGCTGGGCGCCCGGCGGGAAGCAGATCGCTTTCTACAGCAATCGCACCGGCCACTTTCAAATCTGGTCGATCAACGCGGACGGCAGCGGCTTGCGCCAGCTTTCCGACGACGGATCGAGCGGCGTCCTTCGCGCCGTCTGGGCTCCCGATGGCAATCACCTTGCGGCCCGTCATGAGGACGGAACAACATTCATCCTCAGCCTGCTTTCAGGAGAATCGATGCGTTCGATTCCATCGCCTCCGAATGCATCCGAGATCTTCGATGTCTGGAACTGGTCGCCCGACGGCAATTGGCTTGCGGGTCATCGAAACTCCCGCGCGACGGGACAATCGGTGGGACTCGCTCTCTACTCCCTGCAAACCGGAATGTTTCAGACTTTGGCCGGCCTCGGAAGCTTTCCTGTCTGGTTGAAGGACAACCGCCGGCTCCTCTTCACAGACAGGAGCAAAATTTACAGCGTCGACCGTCAGTCCCTCAAAATATCCGAGGTTCTTGATGTCAAACCGAACCTGATTGCCAGCCTGGGACAGTTGCCGGACGATAACAAAATCGTCGTTTTCAGCGAAGAACAGCGGGAAGCGGATATCTGGCTTCTGACCCGCGGCACGTCGAAGTGA
- a CDS encoding SAM-dependent methyltransferase — MKKGSLTVVGTGYQVAAQMTPEAVDHCRKADKLFYVVDAVTEVWLTQLNPSAESLAICYAPGKPRFVTYGEMVERILSAVRAGDRVCFALYGHPGVFVHASHESIKRARLEGFEASMLPGISAEDCLIADLGFDPAKGCQSFEASRFIVRRRAPDTTVPLLLWQIALVGTMDFDPKGPPANEAGLKLLTKTLLKSYPRRHEVTVYEASPFPVCDPMIDRRPLCDLPHARVTTSSTLFVPPAEEAPVNHRIMRMLLGFNGSRGRL; from the coding sequence GTGAAAAAGGGAAGTTTGACGGTTGTAGGCACCGGCTATCAGGTCGCCGCTCAGATGACGCCCGAAGCGGTCGATCACTGCCGGAAAGCAGACAAGCTTTTTTACGTGGTGGATGCGGTGACGGAGGTGTGGCTGACACAGCTCAATCCGTCCGCCGAATCCCTCGCAATTTGCTACGCGCCGGGAAAACCTCGTTTCGTTACATACGGCGAAATGGTCGAACGCATCCTCAGCGCGGTCCGCGCTGGGGATCGGGTTTGCTTCGCACTGTACGGGCATCCCGGCGTGTTCGTCCATGCGTCTCACGAATCCATCAAGCGCGCCCGGCTCGAGGGCTTCGAAGCGAGCATGCTGCCTGGAATTTCCGCCGAAGACTGTTTAATCGCGGATCTCGGTTTCGATCCCGCCAAAGGCTGCCAGAGCTTCGAGGCCAGCCGCTTCATCGTCCGGAGGCGCGCTCCAGACACGACTGTGCCGCTCCTTCTCTGGCAGATCGCGCTCGTGGGTACCATGGATTTCGACCCGAAGGGGCCGCCGGCGAATGAAGCCGGCCTCAAGCTGCTGACGAAGACGTTGCTCAAAAGCTATCCCCGGCGCCATGAAGTCACGGTGTATGAGGCGTCGCCGTTTCCGGTTTGCGATCCCATGATTGACCGCCGTCCGCTCTGCGACCTGCCCCACGCCCGGGTGACGACATCTTCAACGCTTTTCGTGCCGCCCGCGGAAGAGGCGCCCGTCAATCACCGCATCATGCGGATGCTGCTCGGGTTCAACGGTTCGAGGGGCAGGTTGTAG
- a CDS encoding CocE/NonD family hydrolase: MISRKIFLVGFGSLALLVGSLLAQQKTPPLTPDIPQKFDVPSGAYDYVKRDVMIPMRDGVKLHTVIIVPKSAQRSPILLTRTPYNASARSSRNDSPHVVAALPLFDELFVADGYIRVYQDVRGKYGSEGEYVMTRPLRGPLNKSSVDHSTDAYDTIDWLVKNVPESNGRVGMVGSSYEGFTVVMALVNPHPALKAAVPESPMVDGWMGDDWFHYGAFRQINLDYFSEQTSVKGEGASVVREGYDDYANFLRAGSVGNWAKAAGFDQLPWWHKVGEHPAYDEFWQDQALDKIMAAQPLTVPTIWLQGLWDQEDMWGAIHSYLAVEPKDTNNDKNFLIMGPWYHSQINRDGFSLGPFRWNGDTTLEVRRDILKPFFDQYLKDGTPKANTPPVLIYNTAENHWDRFSSWPRSCASGCGWKAKALYFTTNFGLSFTAPAASQPGTAYDEYVSDPAKPVPYQPRPVRFADTDAWRRWLVADQRAFVDRPDVLSYVTPPLTETVRLGGAPIVHLVASTTGTDSDWIVKLIDVYPDEVPSQPELGGYELSIAMDIFRGRYRESFELAQAITPNKALPFTFALPTVNHEFKPGHRIMVQVQSAWFPLYDRNPQTFVPNIFFTKPSDYIKATQRIYHAAGQSSYIDLPVVP, encoded by the coding sequence ATGATATCCCGTAAAATCTTCCTCGTTGGGTTTGGATCGCTTGCCTTGCTTGTGGGCTCACTGCTGGCGCAGCAAAAGACGCCGCCACTGACCCCGGATATTCCGCAAAAGTTCGACGTGCCTTCCGGCGCCTACGACTACGTCAAACGCGATGTCATGATTCCGATGCGAGACGGCGTAAAACTCCACACCGTCATTATCGTGCCGAAAAGCGCCCAACGGTCGCCGATCCTTCTCACACGCACGCCGTACAATGCCTCGGCTCGCTCGTCGCGCAACGATTCGCCGCATGTTGTCGCCGCTCTCCCCCTCTTCGATGAGTTATTCGTTGCCGATGGTTACATTCGTGTATACCAGGACGTCCGTGGCAAGTACGGCTCCGAAGGCGAGTATGTGATGACACGTCCGCTGCGCGGCCCGTTGAACAAAAGCAGCGTCGATCATTCCACCGACGCGTACGACACCATCGACTGGCTGGTGAAGAATGTTCCCGAATCGAACGGCCGCGTCGGCATGGTGGGCAGTTCTTATGAAGGGTTTACCGTTGTCATGGCCCTGGTAAATCCGCATCCCGCTCTCAAAGCGGCCGTACCCGAGAGTCCCATGGTCGACGGCTGGATGGGCGACGACTGGTTCCATTACGGCGCGTTCCGCCAGATCAACCTCGATTATTTCAGCGAGCAAACCAGCGTCAAAGGCGAAGGCGCCTCCGTCGTGCGCGAGGGCTATGACGATTACGCAAACTTCCTGCGCGCAGGCTCGGTTGGAAACTGGGCGAAAGCCGCCGGTTTCGACCAACTCCCCTGGTGGCACAAGGTGGGGGAGCATCCGGCCTACGATGAGTTCTGGCAGGATCAGGCGCTCGATAAGATCATGGCCGCGCAGCCGTTGACTGTCCCGACGATCTGGCTGCAGGGGCTTTGGGACCAGGAAGACATGTGGGGCGCTATCCACAGCTATCTCGCGGTTGAGCCGAAAGACACGAACAACGACAAAAACTTCCTGATCATGGGGCCGTGGTATCACAGCCAGATCAATAGAGACGGCTTTTCGCTCGGCCCGTTCCGGTGGAATGGCGACACCACGCTGGAAGTCCGCCGCGACATCCTGAAGCCGTTTTTCGACCAGTATCTGAAGGACGGGACGCCAAAAGCCAACACGCCGCCGGTTCTGATCTATAACACAGCTGAAAACCATTGGGATCGATTCAGTTCGTGGCCCAGGTCCTGTGCATCGGGCTGCGGATGGAAAGCGAAAGCGCTGTACTTCACGACAAACTTCGGGTTGTCGTTCACCGCGCCGGCCGCCTCCCAGCCGGGCACGGCGTACGATGAGTACGTTTCCGATCCCGCGAAACCCGTTCCTTACCAGCCGCGTCCTGTCCGGTTTGCCGATACCGACGCCTGGAGACGCTGGCTTGTCGCCGACCAGCGCGCATTTGTGGATCGTCCGGACGTCCTGAGTTACGTGACTCCTCCGCTGACCGAAACCGTCCGCCTCGGTGGCGCTCCGATCGTGCATCTCGTCGCATCCACAACAGGAACCGATAGCGATTGGATCGTAAAACTGATCGACGTCTATCCGGACGAAGTGCCCAGCCAGCCCGAACTGGGCGGCTATGAACTGAGCATCGCGATGGATATCTTTCGCGGCCGCTATCGCGAAAGCTTCGAGCTTGCTCAAGCCATCACGCCGAACAAAGCGCTGCCGTTCACGTTTGCCTTGCCGACTGTAAATCATGAGTTCAAGCCGGGCCACCGCATCATGGTTCAGGTGCAATCGGCGTGGTTCCCGCTCTATGACCGGAATCCGCAGACATTCGTGCCGAATATCTTCTTCACGAAGCCTTCTGACTACATCAAGGCAACTCAGCGGATCTATCACGCCGCCGGCCAGAGCAGTTATATCGACCTTCCGGTCGTGCCGTAA
- a CDS encoding M28 family peptidase: protein MRNLMAPLILIVATLSVVQAQSPSTALHDAFDAKQAYAYTAQVAGFGERWPGLPAHAKTESLIHQVLQKDGAQIEGDDFTASTPLGRQPVHNIIGKFNVSADSRQPIFILAGHYDTLHKQGFIGANDGGSSTAILLAFADALAHHKTKMQIWLVFTDLEEGTFVDNDGLYGSRHLAMKLKANGMVPRIKGFFLLDMIGDKDLGVARETQSSPELQDVIAAAAKSLGYGRYFFQYDSTITDDHVEFLNVGIPAVDVVDAEFGRMGPKFDGMGEFHHGNTDTMDKVSAASLGIVGRTILLTIELLDR from the coding sequence ATGCGCAACCTGATGGCGCCTTTGATTCTGATCGTCGCGACCCTGTCCGTTGTCCAGGCGCAGTCTCCTTCGACGGCGCTGCACGACGCGTTTGATGCCAAACAGGCGTATGCCTACACGGCGCAAGTGGCCGGCTTCGGCGAGCGGTGGCCCGGCCTGCCCGCCCACGCCAAGACGGAAAGCCTCATCCATCAGGTCCTCCAGAAAGACGGCGCGCAGATCGAAGGCGATGATTTCACCGCCTCGACGCCGCTCGGCCGCCAGCCGGTTCATAACATCATCGGCAAGTTCAACGTCAGTGCTGATTCCCGGCAGCCGATTTTCATTCTCGCCGGCCATTACGATACCCTGCACAAACAGGGTTTCATCGGCGCCAATGACGGCGGTTCGAGTACGGCGATTCTGCTTGCCTTCGCGGACGCGCTTGCGCATCACAAGACGAAGATGCAGATCTGGCTGGTCTTCACCGACCTGGAGGAAGGGACTTTCGTCGATAACGACGGGCTTTACGGCAGCCGGCATCTGGCGATGAAACTCAAGGCAAACGGTATGGTGCCGCGGATCAAAGGCTTTTTCCTCCTCGACATGATCGGCGATAAAGATCTGGGCGTGGCCCGCGAGACCCAGTCCTCGCCCGAATTGCAGGACGTCATCGCCGCGGCCGCCAAGTCGCTCGGCTATGGACGGTACTTTTTTCAATACGATTCGACCATTACCGACGACCACGTCGAGTTTCTGAATGTCGGTATTCCTGCTGTGGATGTCGTTGACGCGGAATTCGGCCGGATGGGTCCCAAGTTCGACGGAATGGGCGAATTTCACCATGGCAACACCGACACCATGGACAAAGTATCGGCCGCCAGCCTCGGGATCGTCGGCCGCACCATTCTTCTGACGATCGAATTGCTCGACCGCTAA